In Deltaproteobacteria bacterium, the following proteins share a genomic window:
- the bioF gene encoding 8-amino-7-oxononanoate synthase yields the protein MHDPLRWIEEDLKTIRDKSLFRILTEIETGQSPEIIIGGKSYILFGSNSYLGLSVDPKVIEAATLALQKYGTGSGGSRLVSGSSDLHRELEDRIAGFKNTQAAILFSSGYLANIGTISSLMGEKDIIYSDELNHASIIDGCRLSRSKVNIYRHLDLDHLNSLVSADQGRRCKKLIVTDTVFSMDGDLAPLPELVQLSERYGCMLMIDEAHATGVLGKRGSGATEHYGVEDSVPIVMGTLSKAIGSLGGYIAGSRELIDFIRNRVRSYIFDTSLPAPSLAASLAAIEIIENEPERREYLWSLINKFRSGIEEIGLEILPTDSAIIPVLIGDAEPSLKFAGALREHGVYTPAVRPPSVPVGMCRIRATLMAKHTEEHIERALRAFRAAYDSINASNG from the coding sequence ATGCATGATCCTCTTCGATGGATAGAAGAAGATTTAAAAACTATAAGAGATAAAAGTCTCTTCCGTATACTCACCGAAATTGAGACGGGGCAGTCTCCTGAAATTATTATAGGCGGCAAGAGCTATATACTCTTCGGCTCGAACAGCTATCTGGGCCTGTCGGTGGATCCAAAGGTTATTGAGGCCGCAACACTAGCCCTTCAGAAATACGGCACAGGCTCCGGCGGCTCGCGTCTCGTGAGCGGAAGCTCGGATCTCCACAGGGAGCTTGAAGATCGTATCGCCGGGTTTAAAAATACCCAGGCCGCCATTCTTTTCAGTTCAGGTTACCTCGCAAATATAGGCACAATCTCCTCGCTTATGGGAGAGAAGGACATAATATACAGCGACGAGCTCAACCACGCGTCCATCATTGACGGATGCAGGCTGTCGCGCTCTAAAGTTAATATATACAGGCATCTGGATCTCGATCATCTGAATTCCCTCGTTTCAGCGGATCAGGGTCGTAGATGTAAGAAGCTGATAGTAACCGATACGGTGTTCAGTATGGACGGGGACCTCGCTCCACTGCCCGAGCTGGTTCAACTGTCCGAGAGGTACGGCTGCATGCTAATGATAGATGAGGCGCACGCAACCGGTGTTCTCGGCAAGAGGGGAAGCGGGGCAACAGAACATTACGGCGTTGAGGACAGCGTGCCAATCGTTATGGGAACTCTCTCGAAGGCCATAGGTTCTCTCGGAGGGTACATAGCGGGAAGTCGGGAATTGATAGATTTTATAAGAAACCGGGTGCGTAGCTATATATTCGATACTTCCCTGCCGGCTCCTTCGCTCGCCGCTTCTTTGGCGGCGATAGAAATTATCGAGAACGAGCCGGAGAGAAGAGAGTATCTCTGGTCTCTGATAAATAAATTCAGGTCGGGGATAGAGGAAATCGGGCTTGAAATACTTCCAACCGACTCGGCTATCATACCGGTTTTAATAGGTGACGCGGAGCCCTCGCTCAAGTTTGCGGGTGCTTTAAGGGAGCACGGTGTTTACACGCCCGCTGTAAGGCCTCCCTCCGTCCCGGTCGGAATGTGCAGAATAAGAGCCACATTGATGGCAAAACACACGGAAGAACATATTGAGCGTGCGCTCCGTGCTTTCCGCGCCGCTTATGATTCTATTAATGCTTCCAATGGCTAG
- the bioA gene encoding adenosylmethionine--8-amino-7-oxononanoate transaminase, translating to MSDRTKKLGAYDKEFVWHPFTQMREYEKKDPLVIEGGDGAYLIDSEGKRYIDGVSSLWVNIHGHKVPEIDNAIKEQVDRLSHSTLLGVTNPPAAELAKEIIEICPPGLKKVFYSGDGASAVEVALKMSYQYWRHKGKTGKSKFICLENGYHGDTLGAVSVGGIDLFHAAFKPLLFETFQAPSYYCYRCPLGKTYPSCGIACADEIEKILKEHHEEVAGIIFEPYVQAAGGMIVSPPGYLKKVREYCDKYGVLMILDEVATGFGRTGKMFACEHESVTPDILVLGKGMTGGYLPLSATITTQDVYDAFLGDYEEFKTFFHGHSYAGNPLSCAAARGNLKAFENYDSLHNLQEKIEYLENELREFNGLKHVGNVRNKGFMAGIELVRDKEKKAPFPAEMKMGWKVAELAMENEVLIRPLGNVVVLMPPIGIPMEDLKKLVRVTYNSIKEATEGQ from the coding sequence ATGTCCGATAGAACGAAAAAATTAGGAGCGTATGATAAAGAGTTCGTATGGCATCCCTTCACCCAGATGAGGGAATACGAAAAAAAGGATCCTTTAGTTATCGAAGGGGGGGATGGGGCGTATCTGATTGATTCTGAGGGCAAAAGGTATATAGACGGAGTGTCCTCACTGTGGGTCAACATCCACGGCCATAAAGTTCCCGAGATAGATAATGCGATTAAAGAGCAGGTCGACAGACTAAGCCATAGCACGTTATTGGGCGTTACGAACCCACCGGCGGCGGAGCTTGCAAAAGAGATTATAGAGATTTGTCCTCCCGGATTAAAGAAGGTTTTTTACTCGGGCGACGGCGCGAGCGCGGTCGAAGTCGCGCTTAAAATGAGCTATCAATATTGGCGGCACAAGGGAAAGACAGGCAAGTCGAAGTTTATCTGTCTTGAGAACGGTTATCACGGCGATACACTTGGTGCGGTCTCGGTGGGCGGAATAGATCTTTTCCACGCCGCGTTCAAGCCTCTTCTGTTCGAGACTTTTCAGGCGCCGTCATATTACTGTTACAGGTGTCCCCTCGGTAAAACCTACCCTTCATGCGGTATCGCCTGCGCCGATGAGATTGAAAAAATATTAAAAGAACACCACGAGGAGGTCGCGGGAATAATATTCGAGCCCTATGTGCAGGCCGCGGGCGGCATGATCGTCTCTCCCCCCGGTTATCTGAAAAAGGTGCGTGAGTATTGTGATAAGTACGGCGTCCTTATGATACTAGATGAAGTCGCGACCGGTTTCGGCAGAACAGGCAAGATGTTCGCGTGCGAACATGAAAGCGTGACGCCCGACATTCTGGTTCTCGGAAAGGGCATGACCGGAGGATATCTGCCTCTTTCAGCCACAATAACGACTCAGGATGTTTACGATGCGTTTTTGGGGGATTACGAGGAGTTTAAAACATTTTTTCACGGTCACAGCTACGCCGGAAATCCACTCTCCTGCGCTGCTGCAAGGGGAAACCTGAAGGCTTTTGAAAATTACGACTCCCTCCATAACCTTCAAGAAAAAATCGAGTATCTGGAAAACGAGCTCCGAGAATTTAACGGTCTTAAGCACGTGGGCAATGTGAGAAACAAGGGATTTATGGCGGGAATAGAGCTTGTGCGGGACAAAGAGAAAAAAGCTCCCTTCCCTGCTGAAATGAAAATGGGCTGGAAGGTAGCTGAGCTGGCTATGGAGAATGAAGTGCTGATTCGGCCCCTCGGCAATGTTGTGGTTCTGATGCCTCCTATAGGGATACCGATGGAGGATTTGAAAAAACTTGTCCGCGTAACGTATAATTCAATCAAAGAAGCTACAGAAGGACAGTGA
- the bioB gene encoding biotin synthase BioB: protein MSDKLLVNREPITFNEALSLTEIPKSQVPDLLSLARKVTLKYKGDGVFLRSIISAQTGNCPEDCSFCSQSTHFDTEVNAHPLMAAEKILLAAKQAEKMGAMDFCIVISAKGPTPRIFKKVLEAVDLLREETSLKIGCSLGDLKEEQAYELKEHGVWRYNHNLETCRSYFPNICTTHTYDDRVKTAELVKRAGMNLCCGGILGLGESVRQRLELAFELRELGPSWVPINFINPRPGTPFEKLSTVPPFEAVKTISIFRLILPDKILMTAGGREVTLRDLQAMGLLAGANAMILGNYLTTTGRSPEEDLRMLDDLEMPVRTDVN, encoded by the coding sequence GTGTCGGATAAGCTTTTGGTCAATCGGGAACCTATTACTTTTAATGAAGCGTTGAGTTTAACAGAAATTCCCAAGTCACAGGTTCCGGACTTGCTATCGCTGGCGAGAAAAGTCACGTTGAAGTATAAGGGCGACGGGGTATTCCTTCGTTCGATAATCAGCGCTCAGACGGGGAACTGTCCCGAGGACTGTTCTTTTTGTTCTCAGTCGACGCATTTTGATACGGAGGTTAACGCCCACCCGCTGATGGCCGCCGAGAAAATACTGTTGGCGGCAAAGCAGGCGGAAAAGATGGGGGCGATGGATTTTTGTATAGTAATCAGCGCAAAGGGGCCTACCCCAAGGATTTTTAAAAAGGTGCTTGAAGCTGTTGACCTGCTGCGCGAGGAAACAAGTCTGAAGATCGGATGCTCCCTTGGCGACCTTAAAGAAGAACAGGCATACGAACTGAAGGAACACGGAGTATGGCGTTATAACCATAATCTCGAGACATGTAGAAGCTACTTCCCCAATATCTGCACTACTCACACTTACGATGACAGGGTCAAGACAGCAGAGCTCGTAAAAAGAGCGGGTATGAACCTTTGCTGCGGGGGTATACTGGGCTTGGGAGAGTCCGTCAGGCAAAGGCTCGAGCTGGCCTTCGAGTTGAGGGAGCTGGGTCCAAGCTGGGTCCCGATCAACTTCATAAATCCTCGACCCGGGACTCCTTTTGAAAAATTATCCACCGTGCCGCCGTTTGAGGCCGTAAAAACCATCTCGATTTTCAGGCTCATTCTGCCCGATAAAATACTAATGACTGCCGGAGGAAGGGAAGTAACTCTTCGCGACTTGCAGGCTATGGGGCTTCTTGCCGGAGCGAACGCCATGATCCTGGGAAATTATCTCACAACGACCGGCAGATCGCCCGAAGAGGACCTCAGAATGCTCGATGACCTGGAAATGCCTGTCAGAACAGACGTCAATTGA
- a CDS encoding response regulator, whose protein sequence is MEQVLTLEEAAQYLKVAKPTLYRLLEDGKIPAFKVGNQWRFTRELIDKWLWNQLPKKKSVLVVDDEKLISMDLKKIITSQGHDVLTIHSGLEASRIIEDMSFDLVFLDLMLPDINGLEVLKDIKKLRSDLPVVIITGYPDSEVMNQALELGPISALKKPFNRQQIRDLLKILLAPSARTMREKAG, encoded by the coding sequence ATGGAGCAAGTATTGACGCTTGAAGAGGCTGCGCAATATCTTAAAGTTGCAAAGCCTACTCTGTACAGATTACTTGAAGACGGCAAAATTCCCGCGTTCAAGGTCGGAAATCAATGGAGATTCACCAGAGAATTGATCGACAAGTGGCTCTGGAATCAATTACCGAAGAAAAAAAGCGTGTTGGTCGTAGATGATGAGAAGTTAATATCGATGGACCTTAAAAAGATTATAACTTCTCAGGGTCACGATGTACTAACGATTCATAGTGGACTCGAAGCATCAAGAATAATCGAAGATATGAGCTTCGATCTTGTATTTCTTGACCTGATGTTACCGGATATAAACGGACTCGAAGTTCTGAAGGATATTAAGAAGTTGAGAAGTGATCTGCCTGTAGTAATTATTACAGGTTACCCGGACAGCGAGGTAATGAACCAGGCCCTTGAACTTGGGCCGATCTCAGCCCTGAAGAAACCGTTCAACAGGCAGCAGATTCGAGATTTGCTAAAAATATTACTCGCTCCTTCAGCCCGAACGATGAGGGAAAAAGCCGGATAA
- a CDS encoding aldehyde dehydrogenase family protein, translating to MSTKLRKYGLFINGKETDSVSGKTYIRENPATEEPFAEIAEAQKEDIDKAVKAAQSAFDKWSKKPVSERVRLVHKIAGLLEKHGEEIALTNTLETGKPIRESRLVEVGGSIRTLEYYAGASAGLNGESISISENQLTVTLREPIGVAAQIIPWNFPLLLSFWKIAPALVAGCTIVLKPAEYTPCGIIEAARIFTEAGLPDGVFNVVPGEGEVAGQALVEHPGVGKIAFTGSTEVGKIVMNTASQTIKRVSLELGGKAPCIVFDDADIENTIEATLRGGFFNQGENCTAVTRLLLHEDIYDKFLPPFIDRVKKIRIGDPTKDDTELGSVISREHFDRVKSYFRKGVKEGGQVLNGGGRPEELKKGYFFEPTVLADVERDSTIACEEIFGPIVAVIPFRTEEEAVSIANDTIYGLAGGIWTQDIKRALRVAKAVKAGYLWVNTYGGIVPETPYGGFKQSGVGKELGSAGLDMYLETKAVNIFIGDKIPAWYKG from the coding sequence TTGAGCACTAAACTTAGAAAATACGGATTATTCATAAATGGGAAGGAAACAGACTCAGTATCGGGAAAAACCTATATAAGAGAAAATCCCGCAACGGAAGAACCTTTTGCGGAAATTGCAGAAGCGCAAAAAGAGGACATTGATAAGGCGGTTAAAGCCGCACAGAGCGCATTTGATAAATGGTCAAAGAAACCTGTTTCCGAAAGGGTCCGACTAGTTCATAAAATTGCCGGGCTTCTTGAAAAACACGGGGAGGAAATCGCTCTGACCAATACGCTTGAAACGGGAAAACCTATACGTGAAAGCCGCCTCGTAGAGGTGGGGGGCTCGATAAGAACACTCGAATATTATGCCGGGGCAAGCGCCGGGTTGAACGGGGAAAGTATATCGATTTCCGAGAACCAGCTGACGGTTACGCTCAGGGAGCCTATCGGAGTCGCGGCACAGATTATTCCCTGGAATTTTCCACTTCTTCTGTCATTCTGGAAAATAGCCCCTGCTCTTGTGGCGGGCTGCACTATAGTTCTGAAACCGGCCGAATACACACCGTGCGGGATAATTGAGGCTGCGAGAATATTCACGGAAGCAGGACTGCCCGACGGCGTGTTTAACGTTGTACCCGGTGAAGGGGAAGTCGCGGGGCAGGCTTTGGTAGAGCATCCGGGTGTGGGGAAAATTGCGTTCACAGGCTCGACGGAAGTAGGAAAGATAGTAATGAATACCGCTTCCCAAACAATAAAGAGGGTGTCTCTCGAGCTTGGAGGCAAGGCGCCCTGTATAGTATTCGATGACGCGGATATAGAAAACACGATAGAGGCTACTCTCAGGGGAGGTTTTTTTAACCAAGGAGAGAACTGTACCGCTGTGACAAGACTGCTCCTGCACGAGGATATTTACGACAAATTTCTTCCGCCTTTTATAGATAGAGTAAAAAAGATACGGATCGGCGACCCCACAAAGGACGACACGGAGCTCGGGTCCGTCATTTCGAGGGAGCATTTTGACAGAGTCAAGTCTTATTTCCGAAAAGGCGTAAAAGAAGGGGGCCAGGTGCTAAACGGCGGGGGTCGTCCCGAAGAACTCAAGAAGGGTTATTTTTTCGAGCCCACGGTGCTGGCGGATGTAGAGCGCGATTCAACTATTGCATGCGAGGAAATTTTCGGCCCCATAGTAGCGGTTATTCCCTTCAGAACCGAGGAGGAGGCCGTCAGTATAGCGAACGACACCATTTACGGCCTTGCGGGGGGAATCTGGACTCAGGACATAAAAAGGGCCCTCAGGGTCGCAAAAGCCGTAAAAGCAGGCTACCTCTGGGTAAATACTTACGGAGGCATAGTCCCCGAGACCCCGTACGGGGGTTTCAAACAGAGCGGAGTAGGCAAGGAGCTTGGCTCCGCGGGACTTGACATGTATCTCGAAACAAAGGCGGTCAATATATTTATCGGGGATAAGATACCGGCATGGTACAAGGGTTAG
- a CDS encoding glutamate synthase subunit beta: protein MGDPTGFMEHDRELEPDRSPSVRIKDWKEFHKHLPEVKLKVQGSRCMDCGIPFCQTGTMLNGSTSGCPVYNLIPEWNDLVYRGLWKEALERLHKTNNFPEFTGRVCPAPCEGSCVLGINEPAVTIKTIECAIIDKGFEEGWVRPEIPETRTGKKVAIVGSGPAGLSCAAQLNKAGHSVTVYERDDRIGGLLMYGIPNPHLDKAIVQRRVDLLAEEGVKFVTETEIGRDYPADKLTNEYDAVVICTGATKPRDLPVEGRELGGIHFAMEYLKANTKSLLDSNLEDGNYISAKDKDVIVLGGGDTGTDCVATAMRHVCRSLLQFEILPRPPLERALDNPWPQWPRVYTLSYGQEEAMSVFGEDPRRYQVLTKKFVGDSHGNVKELHTIEIEWQKGDNGRPSFREVPGTEKVWPAQLVLLALGFLGPEAYLLEQMNVESDERSNAKAEYGKYTTNIEGVFAAGDARRGQSLIVWAINEGREAARECDRYLMGSTNLP from the coding sequence ATGGGTGACCCCACTGGTTTTATGGAACATGATAGAGAGCTTGAGCCTGATCGTTCACCTTCCGTGCGTATAAAGGACTGGAAGGAGTTTCATAAACACCTGCCGGAAGTAAAGTTGAAAGTTCAGGGATCAAGGTGCATGGATTGCGGTATTCCGTTTTGTCAGACCGGGACTATGCTGAACGGTTCGACGTCCGGCTGTCCCGTTTATAATCTTATTCCCGAATGGAACGATCTCGTATACAGGGGCTTATGGAAAGAAGCGCTGGAGCGTCTTCATAAAACCAATAATTTCCCCGAATTTACGGGCAGGGTCTGTCCCGCGCCATGTGAGGGGTCATGTGTGCTGGGCATTAACGAGCCCGCCGTTACTATCAAAACAATAGAGTGCGCTATAATAGACAAGGGATTTGAAGAAGGGTGGGTCCGTCCCGAGATTCCCGAGACGAGGACCGGGAAAAAGGTTGCTATTGTAGGTTCGGGGCCCGCCGGTCTTTCCTGCGCCGCACAGCTGAATAAGGCTGGGCACTCAGTTACGGTTTATGAGAGGGACGATAGAATAGGCGGACTTCTGATGTACGGTATCCCCAATCCTCATCTTGACAAGGCGATCGTCCAGCGCAGGGTGGATCTTCTGGCCGAGGAAGGAGTAAAGTTTGTCACCGAAACGGAGATAGGCAGGGATTACCCGGCGGACAAGCTAACGAACGAGTATGACGCCGTGGTGATTTGCACCGGCGCTACAAAACCGCGCGACCTTCCGGTGGAGGGCAGGGAGCTGGGCGGAATTCACTTCGCCATGGAATATCTCAAAGCAAATACGAAAAGTTTGCTTGACAGCAATCTTGAAGACGGAAACTACATATCCGCTAAAGACAAAGACGTGATTGTGCTCGGCGGCGGTGATACGGGTACCGACTGTGTCGCCACCGCAATGCGTCACGTTTGCAGGAGCTTGCTTCAATTCGAAATCCTGCCGAGGCCGCCGCTCGAACGGGCGCTCGATAATCCCTGGCCGCAGTGGCCGAGGGTCTATACGCTCAGTTACGGACAGGAAGAAGCCATGTCCGTTTTCGGGGAAGACCCGAGAAGGTATCAGGTGCTGACAAAAAAATTCGTCGGCGATAGCCATGGAAACGTTAAGGAGTTACATACAATAGAGATAGAGTGGCAAAAAGGGGATAACGGACGCCCCTCTTTCAGGGAGGTGCCGGGGACCGAAAAGGTATGGCCGGCGCAGCTTGTATTGCTTGCGCTCGGGTTTCTCGGTCCTGAAGCTTATCTTCTGGAGCAGATGAATGTCGAGAGTGACGAACGCTCCAATGCGAAGGCTGAATACGGAAAATATACGACAAATATAGAAGGCGTATTTGCAGCGGGTGACGCGCGGCGCGGCCAGAGTCTCATTGTATGGGCTATAAACGAAGGGCGTGAGGCCGCAAGGGAATGCGACCGCTATCTGATGGGCTCGACTAATTTACCCTAA